The proteins below come from a single Miscanthus floridulus cultivar M001 chromosome 1, ASM1932011v1, whole genome shotgun sequence genomic window:
- the LOC136472310 gene encoding pescadillo homolog, whose amino-acid sequence MPKHYRPAGKKKEGNAAKYITRTKAVNYLQVSLAIFRKLCILKGVFPRQPKKKVEGNHKTYYHTKDIAFLAHDPLIEKFREIKVHRRKVKKAVAKKNRDLADRLLNRPPTYKLDRLVLERYPTFVDALRDLDDCLTMVHLFAALPAVDGERVEVKRIHNCRRLSHEWQAYISRTHSLRKTFISVKGIYYQAEVQGQKITWLTPHALQQVLTDDVDFNVMLSFLEFYETLLGFVNFKLYHSINVNYPPILDPRLEALAAELYALCRYMSAGSRRMIGNSQSDEVMEDKDEKTKADGVIEEDKDVKDKASSKADESELRLAQLQHQLPTNEPGALMNLVEESTADDADDDDTKECKGLFKNLKFYLSREVPRESLLFIIPAFGGTVSWEGEGAPFKEEDEDTTHQIVDRPTQSHVFLSREYVQPQWVFDCVNARIILPTEGYLVGRVPPPHLSPFVDNDAEGYIPEYAETIKRLQAAARNEVLPLPGIGDEDLDNSLVAAMMDRTESNEAAEKKRKLEMLEKQYHDELKMEIDGVAFSSLSNKEGDKSPDAKDDTQSDREEDASKQEEKDDDDIGTALMSRRQRGLYKAMKMGKEKKKEKIELLKKRKKNTDSSASSKKRH is encoded by the exons atgccgaAGCACTACCGCCCTGCG GGTAAGAAGAAGGAGGGGAATGCGGCAAAGTACATCACGAGGACCAAGGCGGTTAACTACCTGCAAGTTAGCCTCGCAATCTTCAG GAAGCTATGCATTCTAAAGGGTGTCTTTCCGCGGCAGCCAAAGAAGAAGGTGGAAGGGAACCACAAGACCTACTACCACACGAAGGATATTGCATTCCTTGCTCATGACCCTTTGATCGAGAAGTTCAG GGAGATTAAGGTTCATCGAAGGAAGGTTAAAAAGGCTGTTGCTAAGAAAAACAGGGATCTCGCAGACAGGCTGTTGAATCGGCCACCAACTTACAAGCTTGATAGGCTTGTCCTTGAAAG GTATCCAACATTTGTTGACGCTCTTCGTGACTTGGATGACTGCCTTACAATGGTGCATCTGTTTGCGGCATTACCTGCTGTTGATGGTGAACGTGTTGAAGTCAAACGAATCCATAACTGCCGCAG GTTAAGCCATGAATGGCAAGCATACATATCCCGAACTCATTCCCTGAGAAAGACATTTATTTCCGTGAAGGGCATATATTACCAG GCTGAAGTTCAAGGGCAAAAGATCACCTGGCTAACTCCTCATGCTCTTCAGCAAGTATTAACCGATGATGTTGATTTCAATGTGATGCTCTCTTTTCTAGAATTCTATGAG ACTCTTCTAGGATTTGTGAACTTCAAGCTCTATCATTCAATAAATGTAAATTATCCTCCTATTCTGGATCCACGTCTGGAAGCTTTAGCTGCTG AGCTATATGCATTGTGCAGATACATGTCTGCTGGTTCCAGAAGAATGATTGGGAATTCACAATCTGACGAAGTTATGGAGGATAAGGACGAGAAGACTAAAGCTGATGGAGTAATTGAGGAAGACAAGGATGTGAAGGATAAAGCAAGCTCAAAAGCAGATGAATCTGAGCTCAGATTAGCACAGCTTCAACATCAGCTCCCAACTAATGAACCTGGTGCACTGATGAATCTTGTAGAAGAATCAACTGCTGATGATGCAGATGATGACGATACTAAAGAATGTAAAGGTTTATTTAAGAACTTAAAGTTCTACTTGAGTCGGGAG GTGCCTAGGGAGTCCCTATTATTTATTATCCCAGCGTTTGGAGGGACTGTTTCATGGGAAGGAGAAGGAGCTCCGTttaaagaagaagatgaagataccACTCACCAG ATTGTTGATAGGCCGACACAAAGCCATGTTTTCCTCTCCAGGGAGTATGTTCAACCACAGTGGGTCTTTGATTGTGTAAACGCTCGTATCATATTGCCGACAGAAGGTTATCTTGTTGGAAG AGTACCTCCACCACATTTGTCTCCTTTTGTGGACAATGATGCAGAGGGCTACATTCCTGAGTATGCAGAGACAATAAAGAGGCTGCAAGCTGCTGCACGCAATGAGGTCTTGCCTCTTCCAGGTATTGGTGATGAAGATCTAGACAATTCATTGGTAGCAGCAATGATGGATCGAACAGAATCTAACGAAGCTGCTGAAAAGAAGAGGAAG TTGGAGATGCTAGAGAAGCAATACCATGATGAACTGAAGATGGAAATTGATGGTGTTGCTTTCTCTAGTCTGTCAAATAAGGAAGGAGATAAATCACCAGATGCCAAAGATGATACTCAGTCAGATCGCGAGGAGGATGCCAGTAAACaagaggagaaggatgatgatgacattggTACTGCTCTCATGTCTCGCAGGCAGAGAGGCCTTTATAAAGCTATGAAG ATgggcaaagaaaagaaaaaagagaaaattgAGCTACTTAAGAAGAGAAAAAAGAACACGGATTCTAGTGCTTCTTCCAAGAAGCGGCACTGA
- the LOC136472320 gene encoding uncharacterized protein: MATRRRLSPTFFGGLRARELGGSSGCSRAMAGLPYLADLSSDPGGRGGGVIAVDHSGDAAIPFAISFGKTAQTCNLLAVADEDGYVGLYDTRWRLPSASSSLEKSAETRVSDWVAHNNAIFDVCWIKEGSQMLTASGDQTVKIWSVGNRKCIGVLSGHTGSVKSLSCHSSNSELIVSGSRDGSFALWDLRCDPKSPNSHGETCLTSSAVVRAAHSPIQRNRTRSRAKAASTSITSVLYLKDDVSIATSGAADNVVKIWDTRNLKVPVSNKNSQAGAQPSLNLNKLTGPSFLKEGVKHGISCLSQDSYGAYIAASCMDNRIYLYSVLHMNKGPIKVYTGSKIESFFVKSAISPDGTHILGGSSDGNVYLWQVDQPESAPIVLKGHEGEATSVDWCASEVGTIATSSDDSTVRVWSTKKMDCTNVSSPTVIRKRITAPNTEYRRSSSHEHATTSRDAVACTSGDGELQSGCHSPLQPRALDFGTPESTKKRAFTLFQEEAFDARKSPESQMNSPSSVLSPPPSLKRRTIRDYFASAAS; encoded by the exons ATGGCGACGCGGCGGCGCCTGTCTCCGACTTTCTTCGGCGGTCTACGGGcccgggagctcggcggctccaGTGGCTGCTCCCGCGCCATGGCGGGGCTCCCGTACCTCGCTGACCTGTCCTCCGACcccggcggccgcggcggtggggtcATAGCCGTCGACCACTCCGGCGACGCCGCCATCCCCTTCGCCATCTCCTTCGGCAAG ACTGCACAGACCTGTAACCTCCTGGCGGTCGCCGACGAAGACGGGTACGTTGGCCTCTACGACACCCGCTGGCGCCTCCCTTCCGCATCCTCGTCACTAGAGAAATCAG CTGAAACGAGGGTGTCGGACTGGGTTGCTCACAACAATGCAATCTTTGACGTGTGCTGGATCAAG GAGGGATCCCAAATGCTGACTGCATCGGGCGATCAAACT GTCAAAATATGGAGTGTAGGAAACAGGAAATGCATTGGTGTCTTGTCAGGGCATACCGGGAGCGTGAAGTCGCTGTCTTGCCATTCTTCAAATTCTG AGCTCATTGTTTCCGGTTCAAGGGATGGTTCATTTGCTCTTTGGGATTTAAGATGTGACCCTAAATCTCCAAACAGCCATGGTGAAACGTGCCTCAC GTCATCTGCTGTTGTCAGAGCAGCCCACAGTCCCATACAGAGGAACCGGACCCGGTCTCGAGCAAAG GCGGCTTCAACAAGTATCACATCAGTTCTTTATCTGAAAGATGATGTCTCCATTGCTACTTCAGGAGCTGCAGACAA TGTTGTGAAGATATGGGATACACGGAACCTGAAAGTGCCGGTCTCCAACAAAAACTCTCAagcaggggcccagccttcg CTCAATCTGAACAAACTTACTGGTCCTTCGTTTCTGAAGGAGGGGGTGAAACATGGCATCTCTTGCCTGTCTCAAGATTCGTACGGTGCATACATTGCTGCATCATGTATGGATAACAG AATCTATTTGTACAGTGTTCTCCATATGAACAAGGGTCCCATAAAGGTTTACACTGGCAGCAAAATTGAGTCTTTCTTTGTCAAG TCTGCTATCAGTCCTGATGGAACTCACATCCTTGGTGGATCAAGTGATGGAAATGTATACCTGTGGCAG GTGGATCAACCTGAAAGTGCTCCTATAGTTTTGAAAGGCCATGAAGGCGAAGCAACTTCAGTTGACTG GTGTGCGTCAGAGGTTGGAACGATAGCAACATCTTCTGATGATTCTACG GTACGTGTGTGGAGTACCAAGAAAATGGACTGCACAAATGTAAGCTCACCAACAGTGATTCGTAAGCGGATAACTGCACCAAACACTGAGTACCGAAGGTCCAGTAGCCATGAGCATGCTACTACATCAAGAGATGCAGTTGCCTGCACTAGTGGTGATGGTGAATTGCAAAGCGGTTGCCACTCTCCCCTTCAACCCAGAGCACTGGACTTCGGCACTCCTGAATCGACAAAGAAGAGGGCCTTCACATTGTTCCAGGAGGAGGCCTTTGATGCAAGGAAAAGCCCGGAATCTCAGATGAACAGTCCCTCTTCTGTTCTGAGCCCGCCGCCATCATTGAAACGGAGAACGATTCGGGACTACTTTGCGAGtgctgcatcttga
- the LOC136472330 gene encoding oleosin Zm-II-like: MADRDRSGIYGQHQGGGRPMGEQVKGMIHDKGPTASQALTVATLFPLGGLLLVLSGLALAASVVGLALATPVFLLFSPVLVPAALLIGTAVTGFLTSGALGLGGLSSLTCLANTARQAFQRTPDYVEEARRRMAEAAAHAGQKTAQAGHAIQSRAQEVASGGGGGAGGGTGAGTGGGGRASS, translated from the coding sequence ATGGCGGATCGCGACCGCAGCGGCATCTACGGGCAGCATCAGGGGGGCGGCCGCCCGATGGGTGAGCAGGTGAAGGGCATGATCCACGACAAGGGGCCCACGGCGTCGCAGGCGCTGACGGTGGCGACGCTGTTCCCGCTGGGCGGGCTGCTCCTGGTGCTGTCGGGGCTGGCGCTGGCGGCCTCCGTGGTGGGGCTGGCGCTGGCCACGCCCGTGTTCCTGCTCTTCAGCCCCGTGCTCGTCCCGGCCGCGCTGCTCATCGGGACGGCCGTGACCGGGTTCCTCACGTCGGGCGCGCTCGGGCTCGGCGGCCTGTCCTCGCTCACGTGCCTCGCCAACACGGCGCGGCAGGCGTTCCAGCGCACCCCGGACTACGTGGAGGAAGCGCGCCGCAGGATGGCGGAGGCCGCGGCGCACGCGGGACAGAAGACCGCGCAGGCAGGGCACGCCATCCAGAGCAGGGCGCAGGAGGTCGcctcgggcggcggcggcggcgccgggggaGGCACCGGTGCTGGcactggcggcggcggcagggctTCCTCGTAA